In the Aptenodytes patagonicus chromosome 5, bAptPat1.pri.cur, whole genome shotgun sequence genome, GCAGTTAGGGAAAAAAGTGCACATTTAGCAGGTAAGAGCTATTAAGATTTAGAATAGACTTGTCCTAAAAAGGTTTTAAAGAGACACTGATGCAAAACTGAAATAACTCGGGAGTAGTTTGTACAATGCAATGCATGGGCAGCAATGGAggcaaagcagaagggaaaatgcaCAACATGAGGGAGCAGGTTCTGCCTGGGCACCACCAGAGTTTTCATTCTGTTCAGAGGAAGGATAGAGCAGACTGCCTGAACAAAGTAAGAGTCAAATCTCAAAAATTTCAGTTAAGGTTGAAGTGATTATATCCTATCCTTACAGACTCTTCTTTCAACATTACTTAATGTTCACATTTAACACCTACGCTTTTCAGGCTGGCAAATAGCAGACttgatggggaaaaaacccaaacatttaagATTCTCCTCATAAGGCTGGACAGATTTTTTCACTCATTGCTTGGGTCTGATGGTTAGTTTAGTATTTTGAAAACTTGCCTAAATTTCTCAGTGCCTAACAGGACTAGTATTTGTGAAATGCTTACTGTTAGTTAAGGTTTTTTTAGCACTGCTCTTTGAATTATGGACATATATTCCTGGATGACAAAAAGGCTCTCTAGAGAGCCAACTGCATTCAAACACGGATTCACGATTTGTCTTTTGTGAAGGCACTTACTACCCTCAACATTTCTCTCCAGCCCTGGTTGCTCATAttgactattttttccttttaaaaaaaaacccaaacaactaaaCCTATCAACCAAAGAATCCTCTGCTCAGCCTGGTTTAAGGAAATGGCTTTACTTTTGTACCAACCTAGTGACAAACTGATGGTTATCCAAGCTAAAGGGCTGAAGTGAATATACTCATAAGGGACTACTTCTGGAATGTACTCTCTGATGCCTTTTGTCAAAGCTGGTAGATCTCCTGTGCCAGGATTAAATGCTGTCTCTCACGTATATTTTTAGTAAATTCATTTTCAGTTGATGACATTAGCTGGCAAGTAAGAAAGatagggaggggaaggaagtTCTAATTTACCTTTGTCAATTAttactgatttgtttttccaagaacaaaacagcaaaaacacaaGAGCAGGATACAAATTAACCAGAGATCAAGACTAGCAAACACATTAAAGAATACAGGCAGAATTAATACATTGCAAGACAAAAGCAAAAGCCTATGGTTTAGGTAAAGTACACAAACAACCATCCTCCAAATTGAGGGACTCCCTCTTTGCTTCATGACTCATGTCATATCTCAACAGGTTTTTCTCCTGATGAGTACTTTGAAATATTACAACAGTGTTACACCAGCCACAGCTTCTCTGCTTTCAAATACTACAGGTATTTTTGCAAAAGGCTGGTATGCAGGCCCTTTATTAGAAGCAGTGCCTGGCTAACCTGGATATACTACACCCTACTATGTAAACAAATACTTCAAATGAGCCGAGgcatccttttcttccctctcatttaCAAAGAATCTATTATTTAGAGATGGTTACACCCAAAAGACTTTAGAAGCTTTGCAAGTACAGAGAAAGACTCTCCCCACCCCAAGAAAAAACACTTCCTTCCATTATCACCCTCAGAAGGACAGGCTCAAGTCCCTCTAAGGTAATGCGTATTTACCATCATTTACCTTTAAATTCTCGAGAAAGGTAGCAGCATGTTTGAGATTTCCTTTAATGTAAAAGGTTACCATCCCAGGACAGCCCGTACACTGCCGCTTGATCAACTCATGCTGAGGGTGTGAAGGCAAGCCTGAAATTTGTAGAAGTTGCTTTAAGTTAATTACCATCACTTCAAAGGGTAAAGTAGCTCACCCTCAGCTATGTAGAAACAGCCCATTGCCAAGGCGGACACCTAAGCCAGAGTCACCAAATGTGAAGGGTGCACAAACAACACGTAGTATTACAGTACCCAAATCCAGCCTCACTCTAAGACGTCACCTGCTCTGAAGTCTTGCCAACCTACCTGGGAAAATGACTTTCTCCACCCGGGAATCTGACTCAAGAAATCGAGCAACAGCTAATGCATTGTGGAAATGTTGTTTCATCCGGATTTGTAGTGTCTTCAAACCACGATTGCACAAGTAACAGTCAAAGGCAGATGGAACAGCTCCAAGAGCTAcagaaattgaaacaaaattCCACATAAAACAAAGGGATTTGTTTTTAGTAAAACTAAACAGAGTCCtaattttcaaaatttctaaAGTTAGAACAAGACAGGTGGAAAGACTTCTGATGCAATCTGTCTTCTTCATCTCACACACATGGGAAGCCAATTAATGAGCTGAATTAACAAACTGAAGACTCAAGGATTAAATTTACTAGACATACCATACCTTTACTCCTTCTGTTGTAGACAGGAGGCAGACAGAACACTGTACAGAAATTTATTCATTACAATTAAGAGACAGTAAAATTGTTAAAATCAACTCACATATGAAAGTTTTGCATTAGGCATATCCTCCGATGTATGAATgagtttaaaaaaccccagatgtACTTGAGATGAGTTAGATGAAATTAAATAAAGGAGTAATTTAAAGGTTTGTATCCCTCTTCATGTATGAAGTCAAGTGAATATAGGAAACAATTGTGCTCTTTCTACCACTTTCTTAACTATAACCTAAAGAGAGACTTTGTAAGCAGTCATGCCCCATGTAACTGCAGGTACTGCACATGGGAGACAGACCGCAGCCACTCTGCATCTGATGCCTTCAGGACATGCCACATCTCCTGCCTCTGCGCATGATGCACAGAGCACAGGCAGAGCTCTCCACGCCACACCAGCGTGTGGCTCCAAGAAGCACACTCGAGAGATGCTCCGCAGCTCAGTCCTCCCTCGAGAGCAGCAGGGCACACACTTCTCAGGGGAAAGCAAGGATAGAGGGGAATTACAGTCCTGCAGTGAAGAGTGCTGCCTGCATTCAAGCACCTGCCACCAGACAATTCACCCCACTCACCAGCCCCTGGTAAACAAATGTTGAACAACCCACACTGCTCTCAGCACTTTTCTAGAAGCAGTTAGGAAGTGGAGACCTGTGTCATTAACTTTATTTGAGAGAGGAGCCACAGAGGCATACTGAAAACTATCGTATTTGTGTAAGACCACCCTACGTACCAGTGAAAGGCAGGGAAGAGAATTCAGGCTTCCTTCATCTGTGTTACCACTTTCTCTGCAGTCATTTGCACTTCTGCACATTTAAATGCCTGAGCTACATTTCTAGATAGATTTCATACTTGTGTGCATGCAACATGCTTCCCATTACAAGCTACATACAATTCATTTTAAGGTATTTCCTACATTGACTACTTACAGTTTTGTAAGAATTTCAGCCTTTCGTAGAGATCATCACAATTTACTGAAACAAGTCCCATTACAACGTCACTATGCCCTAAAAACGCAAGGAGAAGACAAGAACAGAATCAGCCACCCCATCTGCTCCAGGGTTCTGCCACAAACCCCCATTTTCTCAGTCTTCGTGCTAATACAGTCCCATTTTTGCAAGACACTGGGTTCCTTCTCATTGCTACTGCTATCCTTCCTGTGCAGCACATGAACCATAAAGCAGATTTCAGCTTTTTCTAAAGCTCTGGTCAGCAGTGTGCTCTGCCGTGTGCCACACACATGCCCCAAGACACTTCCCAAGCCCGCCACCGCTAACTGTCAAAAAGCAGGACATTGTACAGGAATCAGGTGTGTCCTGCGGAGCAGCACCAGGCTGCTGTCTTAGCGAGAGTGAACACCCGCTAGAAAACTTCCACTTCTATCTGCACCACCAGGGACATATGGTTACAACACAGCTACAGTCACGTTAGCTCCAAGTCTTGGCTGTTTGGGGAACACCACAGTGAATGTGCTTTCGGACAGGCTCCAACACAGCTGTATGAAACCTCCTTTGAACCTTAATATAATTTCTGGCAGCTACCTTCTACTGAAGACACTTGCTTTGTTGTAGTCAACTTAAAGCCAACATGGCTATAAACACCTCTAGGTCTATTACCTGAAGTAAGGTCAATATTCCTTCTCCCAGGGGCAGTTTAGGAGCTACAAAGACTAATGGTCTATTCAATGGTCCACCTGCTCTAATGGTCCATCTAAGAATTACTGGCAGACACGTTGGCTTTTGTGAACTGCCTGCAGCCAGAATGGCTTTTAGCCAGCCTGAGTTGTGTTGAGCTCACATACTTACCATTCATATATTTGGTTGCAGAATACATACAAATATCAGCCCCCAGAGATAAAGGAcgctgaaatgaaatgaaaataataggTCAAATTAAAGCTTGTGTGCACTCTGGTTCATTTCAAGCTATCCAGAAAGGCTGTGATCCGACACAGAAAATAACAATAGGTGGAGaaactaaaaaaaccacaaaaacttaACACAAAACTTAACACCTTAAACACAAAAACTTGAGAATGAAGATAGACAGAATATGTGTCAAAAACAATAGTACAGGAAAGCACTCTGAATTCAAGATAAGTACAATAAAAAGAACCCacaataaaatgtgatttaaaagcaCTGGTCTAATTCCCACCGGCTTCAGGGAGAGGAGTGATTGAATACATCTAACATACAGCCTGTTCGTATTTGTGAAAAAATTAGTTATATCGCTTAGCTGAGGCAGGGATAAGTAATGGTATTTGCTGTAAAGTATATTTCCTTAGAAAATGGAGACCTCAACACggtctgcaaagcaaaaaaaattgcattgttttCTAGATATAAGTATTGGTGATACTGCACCGAAAGAACTGAAAACCTGAAGAAAGTGCAAAGAGTTTCGTCTGCCAGGTCTCTCTTCCCTAACCTCCCAGCTTTCTTCCCAGAAGCCTTTTTAAGGTGAGGCAAACTGAGATGTTGATGGGCAAGAAGTAAAGaacaacacattttttttaatcagtcattAAGTGAAGGACTCTGCGCGTAACATAAATGTATTATAAAGACTGAAGAGTATCAGTATGTTAAAAGGTAGCAAAGCAAGCAGATTTAGAATAAAAGACTGCTGCTGTCAGATTAAACACAGACGTCTATTCAAGGAACGTGCATAATGTACATTCCCAATGCGCAGCCAGGAGAACGTTAGCATAAACACCAGTGCCTTTTACATTCAATATTGCTACGTAAATCACTCTGAAATTATGATCTTCTTAGTACAGTGTATCAGCAGCAGTCTGGAGGGGTTTAAAGACATTACCTATTATGCTTACTAGAATTAGTCATTACAACTGACTTTCTCTTAGCACCAGGCCAGTAAGATACATTAACTAGCTCATATATCCAGATGCTCACTTTTCTTTTCACACATGTCTTTCTGAAGTAATATACATTGCGGGGGGGAAATCACCAAGCTTTTGGTATGTAGAAGACAAACTCAAGTGCTGCTTTAGCTAAGCATTAACACTTTCTGTAAACTCTCTTAATTTATAAAGATCTCAGTACCCTTAACAAAAACAAAGACACCTTGCCTTTTGCACTCATAAAAAAGTTTTACTTTAGACCTAAAATACAAGGGATTAGTTTGATCTCCTGGGAAGTATACATGAATATTTCTAGCCCATGTTAAGATGAACAAGACTTTGAAGTTTATTATTCCAAAGCATTTTTAGCACTTAAGAAATTGTCTTCATTTCATGTATTCTAgttataaaagcagaaaagttatGCCAGTTGTTCGAGATCAAAATTACAAACTTCTAAGCCACACATTCaccaaaatattgaagaaaaaagtaACTTGGATGTCTCAAAGAAAGATTTAACAAAGTTTGCctgttttaactttttcttccaCTACCTTTTTTAGAATATCAAGTGGTTCAGAACAGATCATAAACAGCATACACAAAAGAATTGGTATAAAAAGGCCAAAGTTAAAAAGTGTCCTGTTTTCTAATAGGCCTGATTTCCATCAGTGAGAACTAAAAAACATGATTTTTGAATGACAGAGAAGCCATTCTCCCAATGGCTTACCTGACTGTCTTGATTCAGTGTGTTTACTTGACTGCTGAGCTATATTGGTTTTGCTGGTATCATACTGGTATATGGCTAGCGATAAAATACTTTGCATACCATCTTTACTAATGTAAACAGCAGCAGTACATGGGTTGTACTTAGAAACAGAACAGGTCATTTTACAATGCACAGATCAAAACTACAATTCCTTGGTGGTGCTTCcgttttaaaaatgtatcttcgAATACACTGAAATAATGGGGTAATTGTAAACAAACAAAGTGCTTACCTGGAAATATGCAGACATAAAAGTGTTGTCTACCACTAGAAGAACATCTTTATGCTTATGTACTACATCTGCACAGGCCTGAATGTCAATGACCTTCAGTGTGGGGTTTGTGGGCGTTTCAATCCAAACGAGCTGCAGTAATTCAACAACACAAAACATCAGTTTAGAGATTTTACAATGCTGGTGATGATACATGTGTAAGTCATAAATGCTTTTAAACTTTAAATCGTTGAGTGTCAGCTTCCCATGCAGGTTTGCAGAGTGGAAATAAGAAAGTGTCCCTACTGAAGAAAGGCAAGGTTTCTTGAGAGAGGTAATATTCTCCACAAAAACAACTGATGCATGGGAAGAACATCAAAGATTTTGAAAACCCAAGTGCATCCCATTTGAAGAAGGCCTGACATAGCCAGAAGAAAGTCTTTACGCCCAAAAGTTTGTAAGCCTTTTCCAGCCGAATTATCTTCCACTAGAGCAGGGAATTATCTGCTCCAgtgccatggagcacctcctcctccgaaccttggtgttccctctgctgtttgttaccttttcccttctcctctctctctgtggTGTTTTTTGCCCTTAAAATGTTTCAATGAGGCACCACAAACGTCACTAAGTGGCCTGCAGTGCCCCAACCTGTCTCCacagaggtcacccctgcagcccccactgcttGACACATACACCCAATACAACAAGAgcaagaataaaattatttaacgACATTAAGCAAGTAAGTTCAGCAATTTCCCTCTCCCCTACCTTGGTCTCTGGTGTAATTGCAGCTTCCAGGCATTCCGTTTTTACGCAGTCAACAAAAACTACATTCAAACCCATTTTCATGGCTACTTTCCTGAAGTATCTGTTTgtccctaaaaaaaacccaaacaaaaccaaatgaaacaaaacaaaaaatcagagacgcaaaatgaaacaacttccttAACTTTCCTTCACTGATCTCCAGTCTCTTGTATGCATCCATGGAAAGTCAGGAGGGTACAGTTTTATGCTGTACACCATAAATggcacattattatttttttatttctaaaatgtttaaAGACTGCTGTAGCTTTAAACATCATGGAAAAGTAATAATGGGAATATGGAATCAGAGTGATTTATGAAGTACTTTCAATTAataactgtttggggtttttttaatcagaagatTAAATAGACCCCTTTTAGTTTGCCTGCTTCTAAGTTTTCCTCCAGCCCTTTTCCACGCGCAAGCTAGCAGTTCCAGTTTTTATACtgtctttcccccaccccacttttaataacttttttccacgacatattttcaaactcttttttctatttaataagCTTAATTGAGAATCTGGGACAAGAAGAATGAAGGGGAAGACTCCAGGTACTGTGTTTCTTATTATTCCATTAAATAAACTTGCAGCGAGGAACATAAAAAAGtgattatttccttcctttctgtctttgaagTCTTTCACTGGAAAGGTtaaaagaagaaaccagaagCAATGAGTTGATCACTAGATGTGCAACATACGGACTATCTGGAGACACTGCctggattaaaaattaatttattaggtCTTTCTGCCAAGGTTATTCAACATTTACTCACTTACACAGAACAGCAGTTTGCCATCTAGCCATAAAGTCATAGTACATGCAGGGTACAATTTTGTGTGCTGAACACTACgtctgaatgattttttttttttttaaggaaacacttTTATTTGTACAATAAGCTATATTCTCTCTTGTGCTGTAAGAAGTTTATTCAAGCATGGGAAATTTTCACATCGGCTGTCAACTCTACAAATACAAACCACAGAAAAGTTGTTTTAGTCTTACATACTTTCAATAATAGCACACTACAAAAAAAACTTAGATGGAAATGAGAGGTTACACTGAAAGTAGCCCTTTTAAGAAGTTACAGCAATGGCTCAGAATTCAGAGGTGTCAACTACCTACAGCTCCTCACACCTCCCAAAACTCAGCGTCTCTTAAACACATCCCAGGCAATACGCTTTCGAGCATTGCCCaagagcttttcattttcttactgtttttctgaCAACCTTGAATACTGTGGACTCATTTGAGTTAGCAAGCACAGTACTGCTTTCCTATCCAACCAGGCTTTTCACAAAAAACATACTAAAAGCTTACCAAAGGTAGTGTACCCTTAAGGGAGCAGGGACACACGCCAGCACTCAGTACCCAGTGACTCAAAGTTTGCTACTACAGGGCTGAAGTATGAAATGCTGCGCAGGGCAAGCATGGTGGAGGAGTAAAGCCCGCATGGTAAAAAGGAGTCAGCACAGACAACACCGAGGAAATGGCTGACAAAGGACCAGGCTGCAGTGTGCAAGAACACGAGCCGGAAAGATGACTAAGAACAGCCAGAAGAGCACAGCCTAGGAGAAAAACAAGCAGGGATTTAGGGGACAAGGAGCCCCTAATAGCCAAGGGAAGAATAAAGGGGCTGAACACATACTGGCCACGGCGGCCAGTGGCATCTGCAGATGTACCATGTCATGGGGTGTGAACTCTACTGAATAAGGCTGTCTGTGGGGAAGCCAGTCTCTTTACaacaaaagtataaaaaaattcAGGGAAGAAACAATGAAATTCATCTCCGCAGAAACCACCACAGGCTGAGGCTTTAATGAGCAGGCAAACTGGTTTTGCTTGAAAAATACACCTATGGGCCTTTCTGAAGTAAGGAACTGACAGTATGCTTTGGCCAAATGACTTTGATTTACTGAGTTCTGTGGTGGGAGGACCGTGAATTAAAGGAGCAGATTGTCAGTAGGGATTCCTGCTGTCTTCACTCAACTTGGCTCCAGATGTACTTTGGAGAAGAGCTATCTGGCATGACAGAACTAAGACATTAAAAGcaaatgtgtgtatttatatcTGATATGCACAAGGATAGAGAACTGACTGGCAAATAGTAATCACTCCTAGTGATGGGAAAGGTGATTATTCTTGCTAAAAGGTTTTCCAGCTATTGCTTGGGAAAATGCTACCTGTTGCTGGCCTCTCTAACcttcctttgaaaacaaagcagatttgATCTCTTTGTGCTAAAGCCTTGAAGCAGATGGAGGGAGACAAGCTTCGCTGATCAGTGAAACACGAGTTGGGCACTAAGGACACCGATTATCACAGCTTATCCTGGCAGACTTCCCTACTACGGACTTTTGGGTGGCATCAACCGTTTGAAGGACTTCAGCAGAGGTGGATGAACTCGGTTTGTTCCTAGGGAGTTTCTTGGAAGAATGAATCAAAAAAACTATGCACTATCAAAACCTAATAGTGGGTTGCAGCATCACTGAAGCATTCAGAAGACATGGGCATAACAGATGCAAGTTGTGCTATCAGGGAAGATGGCAGAATAGTTGTCTGAAACAGTCCAGACAAAATGCTGGTTGGTAAAGGGTCAAACCTAGGAAAGGAGTAGTAGCAATACCAGAAGCTGGTAAGCTGTGTTACATTGGACTGCAGGGGGTCCTGCTCTGCAAACAAATCGGTGCAAGGCTAGGATTGCTATTTTCCCCTCATTCAAGCATATATTACTAGttagctgtattttttaaacCTCCACATTGTGCCGCAGAATCTTTCAGTGTTTGAATTTCTAACACCAAAATCAGACAGGAGTGTTCTGTGTTCTCATGAAATGAAAAGGCTTTAAAGAAAAGTAAGGTCCTACATGGGAAATTCAGAAAGTTCATGAGAATCACAAATAGGTACATTTAATCATTTGCACAATGACAATCAAAAACATACTTGTGCTTTACATACCTCCATAGACGTCATCCATGCAGATAATCGTGTCCCCTGCCTTTAACAGGTGAGTAATATTCAAAGTAGCAGCTAAGCCAGAAGCATAAGCTAAAcctaaaacagaaaagaacaagcgGCAGACAGACTGTATTTTAATGTGATACAACCTTGTCAAACTCACCTTTGCTTTCCtcactttgcttttaaaaggaacCTGTTCTGTCACCCTCACTTATGCTATCTCTCTTGTTAAGTGGATTCAGTAAAAGCAGCAGCCTGATTTTACACAGGGTGGAACCCAGGATGAACACTGGTAACACAGTCTCGTAACAGCTGCTGCGGGGCTCCCGCTCTCCACTGCATTCAGTGCTGCTGCACAAGGATGGATTCAGTTTAGCGTAGGCATCAAATGCAGCAAGATGAAGCAAAGTCACTATGGAAAGTCCAATGATTGAGCTGGACTTTCCTGAATGATAAGTGTTGGACTCTCTTCACGCCATGAAGCAGCTCTTGCCCATAACCAGTAGTCAGTGGCTGTGAAAGCCTTGCTGTGACACAACTGCTGCTGACAACTCAGTGTCCTTGCTCCCCAAGTTATGTCTACTGTAGACACTGTCAGGAGACACACATGCTGACATCTTGCTTGAGGAACCTATTAATTGCTTACAGTATTTAGCTCCATCTAGCGCTGCCACAGCCTTCTCCAGGCAATTCCGGGTAGGGTTCCCACTCCGGCTGTATTCATAACCCTAttgtgaaagcaagaaaaaaaatataacttgAGAGAGCACTGAGAAAGTTTTGTACAATAATAGTCCTAGGTTCCTTAAAAAGTCCTCACTCTCAACACTGAGGTTATGCATCCACCTCCTCCAAGAACAGCAAGCTGGTTTTCCGGCTACGTCAAGCTGCTGTATACAACAGCCAATTGGGCATCCCCAACCTGAAAATGGTTTCTAGGGGTGCACTGGGGGAAGTATCATACTGCTAGCCACACCCTCCTACTTTTTCCTCGATATCCATCTCTGGTCACTGTTGGAGAAAAGGCCTTGGTCTGACACAGTCCACTCATTCTTATGTTATCAGCAAGAATGTGTCCCATCTCCATGACGCTCTGCTTGAAAGATGCTATGGGGCACTAGCCAGTGCCAACCTGTACCCATCAAAAGTTCTTGAAAGTTCAAATGTTTCCCTGGCATGCAATCAGGTCAAGTTCCACACTTCAGTGCA is a window encoding:
- the CTH gene encoding cystathionine gamma-lyase produces the protein MERGGARGFLPPFAHFATQAIHVGQEPEQWRSAAVVPPISLSTTFKQLAPGQHAGYEYSRSGNPTRNCLEKAVAALDGAKYCLAYASGLAATLNITHLLKAGDTIICMDDVYGGTNRYFRKVAMKMGLNVVFVDCVKTECLEAAITPETKLVWIETPTNPTLKVIDIQACADVVHKHKDVLLVVDNTFMSAYFQRPLSLGADICMYSATKYMNGHSDVVMGLVSVNCDDLYERLKFLQNSLGAVPSAFDCYLCNRGLKTLQIRMKQHFHNALAVARFLESDSRVEKVIFPGLPSHPQHELIKRQCTGCPGMVTFYIKGNLKHAATFLENLKVFALAESLGGYESLAEHPAIMTHSSVPKEDREALGISDTLVRLSVGLEDEEDLLEDLDQALKAAFADHKA